One part of the Candidatus Bathyarchaeota archaeon genome encodes these proteins:
- a CDS encoding glycosyltransferase family 2 protein, producing the protein MPSCPTKDFKADFVVPSRDQANPQLLRQIRAMPLAGQVINTHEKPLSVARKHGVLSAKTEWVAMVDDDMLLPQDWLEKVSCAIGPKVGAIGTVAVHKNPHAAAYERVVGTVYNLSKLDTNPHINNILIRRKLMEGYNPPRLFFGEDQVFKRYVQKTGYRWVVLPFLGATHLGTSKNYVTIGISYRRYGHFSLYKLARRMAARFIFTPYAALSNLSLTTLVYLTRLNVEFIAGWAKELLREKQSDGKKL; encoded by the coding sequence ATGCCATCCTGCCCAACCAAGGATTTCAAAGCCGACTTCGTGGTGCCCAGCCGCGACCAAGCCAACCCGCAGCTGCTACGACAAATCCGCGCTATGCCCCTTGCAGGCCAAGTCATCAACACCCATGAGAAACCGCTTTCTGTGGCGCGTAAACATGGGGTATTGTCGGCGAAGACCGAGTGGGTGGCGATGGTGGATGATGATATGCTGCTGCCGCAGGATTGGCTGGAGAAAGTCAGCTGCGCCATCGGCCCCAAAGTCGGCGCAATCGGAACCGTAGCCGTCCACAAAAACCCGCATGCAGCAGCCTACGAACGCGTGGTAGGCACAGTATATAACCTCAGCAAACTCGACACTAACCCCCACATCAACAACATCCTCATCCGCCGAAAACTCATGGAAGGCTACAATCCGCCCAGGCTCTTTTTCGGCGAAGACCAAGTTTTCAAACGCTACGTGCAGAAGACAGGGTACCGCTGGGTGGTGCTGCCTTTTCTGGGCGCCACGCATCTGGGAACCTCCAAAAACTACGTCACCATCGGCATATCCTATCGGCGCTACGGGCATTTTAGCCTCTACAAACTCGCCAGGCGCATGGCAGCACGCTTCATCTTCACCCCCTACGCAGCGCTCTCCAACCTGAGCCTAACCACCCTTGTTTACCTCACCAGACTCAACGTGGAATTCATCGCGGGTTGGGCAAAGGAGCTTCTTAGAGAAAAGCAGTCGGATGGGAAAAAGTTATAG
- the gcvH gene encoding glycine cleavage system protein GcvH, which yields MVKVEQYEVPEGLYFSKDFEWIKIENNKVRVGITDYAQKSLREIVYAELPSAGSQVKQGEPYGTLESVKAVSDLVSAVTGTIEEVNEEVQSKPETLNEDPFGKGWLLVVKPTNLQADLANLMDFNAAVEWHRAQAAGKC from the coding sequence ATGGTAAAAGTTGAACAGTACGAAGTCCCCGAAGGCCTCTACTTCTCCAAAGATTTCGAATGGATAAAAATCGAAAACAACAAAGTCCGCGTCGGCATCACCGACTACGCCCAAAAATCGCTCCGCGAAATCGTCTACGCCGAATTACCCAGCGCTGGGTCACAGGTTAAGCAGGGCGAACCCTACGGCACCCTCGAATCAGTTAAAGCCGTCTCGGATCTGGTCAGCGCCGTCACAGGCACCATAGAGGAAGTTAACGAGGAAGTGCAGTCTAAACCCGAAACCTTAAACGAAGACCCCTTCGGCAAAGGCTGGCTGCTCGTCGTGAAACCCACAAACCTCCAAGCAGACCTAGCTAACCTTATGGATTTTAATGCAGCCGTTGAGTGGCATCGAGCCCAAGCGGCAGGTAAATGCTAA
- a CDS encoding ArsR family transcriptional regulator — MSQLTELATKLNALGHPLRLKIIATLNQQDLYLNEIANKNGISRALAKIHLKKLEKAGIVKSRIVTAQNEAKALRYYTLIPFDIQVSPQILQKEVEKNGQ; from the coding sequence ATGTCGCAACTAACCGAACTCGCAACAAAACTCAACGCTCTAGGCCACCCCCTCAGACTAAAAATAATCGCCACCCTCAACCAACAAGACCTCTACCTCAACGAAATAGCAAACAAAAACGGCATAAGCAGAGCCCTAGCCAAAATACACCTGAAAAAACTAGAAAAAGCAGGCATAGTCAAAAGCCGCATAGTCACCGCCCAAAACGAAGCAAAAGCACTGCGCTACTACACACTCATCCCCTTCGACATACAAGTCTCACCGCAGATACTTCAAAAGGAGGTGGAAAAGAATGGACAGTAG
- a CDS encoding AAA family ATPase, whose translation MKSKTCSVVAFVSGKGGVGKTLLSVNLANLTATSGLKTVLLDCDLLNRGATALLQPSIKDNSTLKNLVLEKYKDINLVEIGKVLFLPSSATGQILNLKELPVDYLTWKAILQEIINEIIEKYGPQVIIIDSEAGPHALSIGIAGIADKTVIVSEADPVTWDGTLNFRSYLQNAYGNEKQFYFLLNKIPKKFNFGNLDDYYENKIGGLLKNLKIMAFIPFEYQIFESFGEVMFVTDEFPKSVFSQKLKLLAYDLLKDKADLFKEEVKSENLRILDFDEGEIKFINRRLRPATSKKSMMYQALGIIMLITGIFAVLFGTNPQVLFENPIITLGYSYAIIGIIIIAYSFFRRR comes from the coding sequence ATGAAGTCTAAAACATGCTCTGTAGTTGCTTTTGTAAGCGGCAAAGGTGGCGTTGGAAAGACCCTTTTGTCTGTAAATCTCGCAAACTTGACGGCAACATCTGGACTTAAGACAGTTTTACTCGATTGTGATTTATTAAACAGAGGCGCAACTGCTCTTTTGCAGCCCTCGATTAAGGATAATTCAACTTTGAAAAATCTGGTTCTTGAAAAATACAAAGATATAAACCTAGTTGAGATTGGAAAGGTTCTATTCCTTCCTTCGTCTGCAACGGGTCAGATTTTAAATTTGAAGGAATTACCTGTTGATTATTTAACTTGGAAAGCAATACTTCAAGAAATAATAAATGAAATCATCGAGAAATACGGCCCACAAGTGATTATCATAGACTCTGAGGCTGGTCCCCATGCTCTATCAATTGGTATAGCGGGAATAGCAGATAAAACTGTAATTGTTAGTGAGGCCGACCCTGTAACTTGGGATGGTACTCTAAACTTTAGATCTTATTTACAAAACGCATATGGTAATGAGAAACAATTTTATTTTCTGCTTAACAAAATACCTAAAAAATTTAATTTTGGTAACCTAGATGATTATTATGAAAATAAAATTGGGGGCCTACTTAAAAACCTTAAAATTATGGCATTTATTCCATTTGAATATCAGATTTTTGAGAGTTTTGGAGAAGTTATGTTTGTAACTGATGAATTTCCTAAAAGTGTTTTTTCACAGAAGTTGAAATTGCTTGCCTACGATTTGTTAAAAGATAAAGCTGATTTGTTTAAAGAAGAAGTTAAAAGCGAAAATTTAAGAATATTAGATTTTGACGAGGGCGAAATCAAATTTATTAATCGAAGACTGAGACCAGCTACTTCAAAAAAGAGCATGATGTACCAAGCATTAGGTATTATTATGCTTATTACGGGTATTTTTGCTGTGCTATTTGGTACAAACCCTCAAGTACTTTTTGAAAATCCAATAATAACTTTAGGTTATAGCTATGCGATTATTGGCATTATTATTATAGCTTACAGCTTCTTTAGACGGAGATAG
- a CDS encoding inositol-3-phosphate synthase, translating to MPQIRVAIVGVGNSACALIQGTQYYKNAKENEVVPGLMHVNYGGYHISDIKFVAAFEVNKAKIGKDLSEAIWVKPNCCEKFSDVPNLGVTVSPAPILDGVAPHMRETFNVYDGSATKESVVQTLKDTKAQILVNYLPVGSHDAVRFYAQCAIDAGCAFVNCMPEFIGSDASGEWPKKFEKAGLPVLGDDIKSQVGATILHRNLVRLCLDRGVIVDETYQLNLGGDTDFQNMTVEGRLKSKRISKTEAVTSLVPYALPTRIGPSDYVPFLKNKKICYISLKGRKFGDRPINISVKLEVEDSPNSGGVVIDLIRAAKIALDRKISGALISMPSYAFKHPPVQVPDSQARQNTEDWIAGKRER from the coding sequence ATGCCGCAAATCCGTGTAGCAATCGTGGGCGTTGGCAACAGCGCATGTGCCCTCATCCAGGGAACCCAATACTATAAGAACGCAAAAGAAAACGAAGTTGTGCCAGGCCTTATGCACGTGAACTATGGCGGCTACCACATCTCAGACATCAAATTCGTCGCAGCCTTCGAAGTTAACAAAGCCAAAATCGGCAAAGACCTCTCCGAAGCCATCTGGGTAAAACCCAACTGCTGCGAAAAATTCAGCGACGTCCCCAACCTGGGCGTCACCGTATCACCTGCACCCATCCTAGACGGCGTCGCACCCCACATGCGGGAAACCTTCAACGTCTACGACGGCAGCGCCACCAAAGAAAGCGTGGTGCAAACCCTCAAAGACACCAAAGCCCAAATCCTCGTTAACTACCTCCCAGTCGGCAGCCACGACGCAGTCCGCTTCTACGCCCAATGCGCCATCGACGCCGGATGCGCCTTCGTCAACTGCATGCCCGAATTCATCGGCTCTGACGCCAGCGGCGAGTGGCCCAAAAAATTCGAAAAAGCCGGCTTACCCGTGCTAGGCGACGACATCAAAAGCCAAGTAGGCGCAACCATCCTGCACCGCAACCTCGTGCGGCTCTGCCTGGATCGTGGCGTCATCGTCGACGAAACCTACCAGCTCAACCTGGGCGGCGACACCGACTTCCAAAACATGACCGTCGAAGGCAGACTCAAAAGCAAACGCATCAGCAAAACCGAAGCCGTCACCAGCCTGGTGCCCTACGCGTTACCCACCCGCATCGGACCCAGCGACTACGTTCCATTTCTGAAGAACAAAAAAATCTGCTACATCAGCCTGAAAGGACGCAAATTCGGCGACCGCCCCATAAACATCAGCGTAAAACTCGAAGTCGAAGACTCTCCAAACAGCGGCGGTGTGGTCATCGACCTTATCCGCGCAGCCAAAATCGCGTTGGACCGCAAAATCAGCGGCGCCCTCATCAGCATGCCCTCTTACGCGTTTAAGCATCCGCCGGTGCAGGTTCCCGACAGCCAAGCCCGCCAAAACACCGAAGATTGGATTGCGGGTAAACGGGAAAGATAA